TTGTAGGAAGTTACCCTGTGCAGTACAAAATAGAGTCTGCAAGAATGGAAGAACCATCCACAAAGGTCACCCGTCCATCTTCCTGAAGGCTCTCTATCTGATAAAAGGTAAGTCAAACAAGTTAttaatttaaggttttggattgTAAGAAAACTTAACAAGAGGTTGAAGTAAGAGTACCTGTGGATGAAGATGGAAGTTTGCATGTTTGCATATGACTTTAGACAAACCTTCAGAGATGTTCAGAGATCTGGAACTCATGTGGACTTCCTTTGCTACTTCCACAAGCTCTATTGATATGTCTTGTCCACTCAAGGAATTTCCAACCACCACCACAATCTGTTACATGAGAAATTGCCTCTGTTAAGTTTAAGACTGATAGAATATGACAGCTCAAGAATATTCATCCTTTTTAAGCTAATGCACATGTTCCTGTTTCAGTTCATGCTcttcaaattattaataaagaGATTGCATAAGGCAGATACCTCATTATTGAATGGTTCTGGGGTCCTGTATGTGTGACTATGCATCTGTTTCCTTTTCCATGTATCCATTCCTGAGCATCAGAAAGACAGAAACAAAGGAAAATTATGTATATGTACATAATCTGATATTTTCTTTGGCATGAAACAAATGAAGGTGTTAGAGATAGTGATAGAAGAGATAGATAGATCACTCTGACTTTCACTTACCTTGAATTGAGGGCAATCTTGGTTGAGAGTAATGACCAGTGGCCACAACAACTGCATCAAACACCTCTTCCACCACCTTCTCACTGTTCTTATCTATGCTTCTGACAATCCATTTCAAATCACTACTACAGACACCGTAATCCAGCATTCCCACATGATCCACCCTTGTGTTGAACCTGATGACCTCTCTCAAGGCAAAGTATTCACAGAAGTCCTTCAAGTAGAGAAGAAGCTCAGTGTGGCTAGGGAACCTTCTCATGTCTCTACCCTTCTTGACCAAAAATGGAAAATCAGAGAACCCCATGATCTCACGTGGAGATGTAAGCCTCAAGGATTCATAGATACTGCTATGCACCTTTCGAAAAGGCTTTCTCCCTAAAGGGTCCTCTTCTTCCACATTTGCCTCATAAAGCCACTGCCCTCCAACATCATGATTCTGCTCCAACACAACCACCCTGTGAGCCTCTTTTCTCAACTCCCTGGCAGCCACCAGCCCTGATGGTCCAGCTCCAATCACACACACGTTCTTCGATTGGCTCTGGACTGTCTCAGAAACCATGGTGGCAGGACCAAGATGGTGGCAAGGCACGATGAAGTGTGGCAGAAAGGTGAAGGGTTGAAGGAATGGAATAGAATAGGTGAGAATTCAAAAGCAAGGTGGTTTCATGGACTGTGGGGAAAAGTGTTGGTGCTAATGGGGGCCTTTTATAGTTGAATATGTTTCACGTAGCCAAAGGGATACCATAATTTGAGGGATAGCGATGGTTTGCTGGCTGGGAGACACACGTGATGATGCAAAATCAGTGCTTTGAAATCTGTCCACTTTTCAACTTTGGACTTCAATAGTACCACATCGACTCTTCTACCTTTACGTTCAATATTTCGTTACCACATTCTCTCCCACAATCACCAGAAAAGCATACCCAACAACTACTCattaataaacaatttattttaaatcttgaatatattcataaaatacttttattatatatacatatgtaaaTGTaagcaaaataaatatttaacaattttaatgtatttattttattaactcaAATATAAATGGACTCAAACCACTCAATGCAAAAAGTTGTACCCTCTCCCCTGTCTTCTTTCAAGACTAAGGGGCTTAGGAAAAAGAATTTTGTTagaatttcttaattttcaaGTATCAAAGCAATTGACAAAAAGTTGAAGTTATAGTGTTTTGccttgactttttcttttcttttcttttctctttttcctttggtGTGGACAAGGTTCTCTGGTCTCCACACTGCATGCATGCAATTGGTACACCTTATCattatttctctaaaattttaaaatgtcgtgtcaaattcaaataataaaaaaatatcttaattctACTATGTTGCAAATGTTTCTTTTGAACATTATAATTGGTACTGGCAGAAGAAATTTTATCATtgataagataaaaaaagaaaatctaatCTAAATCTCACGTTAGAAATGAAAATCTAAATACatatctataaatttattactttaaagTATTATGTTTTCTTAATTGTATCGTATGTCCACACGACTAATTACAGATCATGTGAACTAACATTAACATGTCACTACGACTGGTCAATCATGTCTCCAAGACGATTGAGCGATTACAAAATCTAAATAGTCTTAAGTACAACGAATTTATATGTAAAGCGTACTTACTATGTATTAAGTTGGTGCTCACCTGCAGGGTTTGAAGTTGGAACATCAAAGACTTAGAAATATTTCGTAATGAAAATCGAAAATGACtttaaagaatttgaaaaaaaaatacgaaaGATTATTTTGATTGTGATCCTTGATCCCAGGTCCgaaatattaataaatcttttttaaaGACTTGTTAGTTggaaccattttttttaattagatatttttatttttttaatatatatatataatgcaaaataaataaaaaattaagacatTTAGGGGGACAGGAGCCTGTGGGCAAGACCTAAACACACAAAGGGTTTGAACTTTTAAGCCTATGGGCTATGAATTGGAGCCCCACAATCACACTAGGCATGCCTCACCTTGAAGCGAAGGGAacatgaataatatataatcatTAAACAGTTACCTcttcatttcttaatttattaacataccactctttgttttatttgcttttaaattatatataagtttCATATACATATAATAGAAGGAATAATGAAGggaaagtttcaaatttttatcatttctttttcCTATACCATACATGCAATGCTTTGAGTAGGTTGTAAGTTATACTTGTTTTTCATCCCTGTTGTCTTTGGGTGAAGTTAAAGTATAGCcgtccattttcattttttcttttattttattttgtaattagagaaaatgaTAGGGTTTCTAATAATCCATACAATTTTTAGTGAGTAATTAATTAGCCCACACGTTTCATGCATGGGAAACTTTCAAGACAAATATCATGATTCAAAAGTCAAGATAATCATTTCTAGCAAATCACaaaatatctaattaatattttcatgtgCTCCACACTATTTATCTTTCTGGGTTTTGATTTTGTATGGCTTACGATGAATAAGAGTtaggtgtatatatatatatatatgcatgctATAATTGTGTGATTACGTAATGGGCCAACATGGCCTTAACAACAAATTAATTGTAGTTAATGATTATTGTTatgttatgaattttttaagtatgatttatattactttcataaatttctcctaaattttatattttatgtaaaattaaatcaatgtTTAATCATTCTTGGTTAAACAATTTGATTTAATGAGCAAAATAGTTTAATCTGACAGCCTATATTTGTTATTTAGTATGGAAAAGATACAAGTTTGGCATTCCTTTGCTTTGTTTTCACTATTATATTGTATAACTTGTAAGATTTGTGACCACTTGTAGGTAGTTGAATATTGAAAAGAACAGCAAGAAATCAATGAGAAAAAGGTGTGTAAAAAGTTAATGGGTCTGTGTTTTGTATGAAGAAATCATCAtcataataatgttattatagTTGTGTGAgcaatgttttttctttatatgctttgaattggtttctttttgactccatttattACTCTCCtaaaggagagagagaaaaaggaggCTACTAAAATGAACCAACATAAGTATAATGGTTTCTCTTCTCTAACAAAATTGTGTTAGAAGCAGGTAATGATTTTATGCCTTTGTCTCAGATCTTGAAATAATCATCATAGGTTTCTGCAATCTTCTAGAGCTTTCAATCAATTACTTTGATGTGTTTAACCATATAATATCAATCAACTTTTAGTCTCTTTCTTTCAAACAATCTAATATACCaacaagataaaaaagatatataaaaagagtgattaattttattgcataaagattttgttgttgaaagacttgaattttgaattactCTTCCCATTTCAAAGTAACTGTTGTTGATTTCCAATTATTAAACCATATATTGTTATTAAAGAAGTGCtaacataaaacataattaaagatgataataagtaatataaataatggttatagtaatgacaactaacaaaatttatttattatttgtcttGTTATTGAttgaatatgatttaaaaaatatttatgagtattttaaaatatgccatttataaatatacgtgaatatttaaaaaaaattataatattttcaaataaaatttagaaaaaatatataatgtaatataaattaaattaaatttaaattaataaaatataaattaattttaattttaataaatttatcttaataaaatacaaattaaaaattttaattttttacaaaaataaatatccaCAAATACGATATCTACTCAATCCtatttataaacatatattaaaaaacatattacataccaataataaatacttacaaatattaattattcattattcatGCTAAATTTCATTCATAAccattcacatatttttattatcattaatatttaaaaattgattagtTAAATTTGTGAATGAGGATGAAAAGCTTCTTAGAGTGAAATTTGTGATTTGAAAAGGCGAGAAGAAGGGTGATAGAGTATTGAGGAAAGTTTAGGGTTTTGGTCAAAGAGATTAGGCACCAAATAACATCAAACACAGAATGTGGGTCTTTCTCATGCCATTATGTGAGTAACCCTTTTGGAAACAGTTAAAACTGGAAAATAGCTGCCACATGCATAATCAAACATTCTGTAATTGCTGTAAATACACTGCTTTTTAGAATGCTTCCAAGCAACATAAAATACACATTTTTCCTTTACGCTTTGCATAATCCTACTCAAGGATATACactttttatctttcatttaagACTATACCATGGCTATCAAAATAAACCTAAATACCAGTGTTGTATAATAGTAGATTAATATCATTTTGAAAGTGTATCGATAGAATTGAGATTCCTAATTCAAAGCATTTAAAGTTGTTCGTTTTATGATTTAGTtgtgttcttttttttctttttttttcttttttttgttttagccatGAGGTAGGATGTTTATAGAAGATACTTCGATGCTCAAGTCAGTAACGCCTAGTCGTTTAATTGATCAGGTGATCCTACAGTAtaaaaagacttttttttaaatacttttaatttgtttaatataattttaatttaaaaagtatcaAGAGgttaatttttaacattcatttttctaatattttaaaagacttACAGTGACATCTAAAAAGTTCTGGTTATCACTAGTTAACTTACATATTAAGCTTTTTTAATAGTGATATAAAATGTCCTAATTAGTAATAATTTGCTTACATATATCATAAGTTGTTAATGGTGATAGCCACCACCATATTGTGATTTGGAAACAAATCATTAAAGCTTGTTTATCTATTATGTTCTTAACTTAATGGAGACTTATTAAAGCTAAAGTGATTAAAAGCCGGTTAATCATCCACTCGTGCGTGATAAAATCGGTCGAATCATCATTCCTCtgtgttatattttctttttcttatttttaaaacgCCTGACTTGTTTATAACACATTTTGTGGTGAATCTCaagaaaaaatcattattttatttcaaacattttgtgctactctattttttttaagttattactACGTAtacttttaacttatttattttgaaatttataagatatattaatccgaaaatattcttttgactGTAACTTTCCTCTTCTAAAGCATTATAAATGTCTTTCTCAACCTAAAAAGTTTAAGGATTAATCTGTAAAATAACAAAAGCAgagtaatttgaaattaaaaagtttgcaaagataaaactaaaatcaaaacaattttagatgatgaatttaaaatactttGCTTTATTCAACACTAAACAAGACTTTatagagataaagaaaaaatttcctttattatttttactttcatataaattacaagcaaaatttaaacttcataaacatttaaaatactaaaaaataatattattttatgtagaatattttttttaccggtttgtaaatatttttgatAGAAATGATGGAAGTTTTGCTATAAGAACATCGAAGCGACATATtctattaattgaaaatttcaaGCTGAAATTTTTTCTCGGCAGTCAAAGACAAATTAtgttaacaataataaaaatttgttgataatatgAGTTAATTGACAAattacatatgaaaaaaaaattcgttaataaatttaacaacaaataaaaaaaatatgtcaataattatcaatgacaaaaaaatctaACAATAAATACGCATGGGTGATTACTCATAACCTAAATCCataagtaaatatatattaaaatggtAAATACAATGATTAATTCTTTTCTTCCTCccattctccttcttctttttcctttctttacttctttctcTCATCATCctccttttcctcttctcctcACCGTTCACCTCCACTTTTGTCACCATTGTGTtcgtttaatttaatttcaattcctTGTTTTCCTTTCCCTCCtctttcaacttcttttctAATCATCATTGTTGTTTTGGGTACCATCCTTGCTCCACTTCTAGTCGTCGTTGCATTGATGTCGCGTCTTTGCCACCATCATTATCATCGATTTTGGTTTCTCCTCATCctttttctccttctcctccttgttttctttctcttctcttcttctcatcTATCTtcacttaatttataaaatatcatcaaatatGGAAAGAAATTTGTCGTTCATTTTATCAACGAATTTATCATCGGAAAAATCCATTAGTAAAGAATTATTGACGAATTTTACCGTACGAATTTTACCGACGAATTATACTTGAATAGGTAAAAACCAAAATAGGAAGTTTGATGCTATTTTAACGAAGAAATTTACCAATAGATAAATTTTtcgataataaaaaatagaaattaccATTAGAATTTACCgataaaatttattgacaaataaatTACCGACAAAATTTTGTGACGGATACATTACcgaaaaaaatattgttagtaatatatattttaatttaccgatgaatatttttgtcagtaattgaaattttaaattttttaccaATGGAATTTATTGATGTATACAATACTGACAGATACATTaccaacaaaaatatttgttggtaACACATATTCTAATTTATcgatgaatatttttttttatgattgaaatgctaaatttttttggaaaaatccATTGATAAATTTGGttttgttgataaatttatCTCTGTCGATAAAATTTCATAAGTAATTACAAAAATTCTGCTAATGATTCCTTATAAAATCATCATTTATGTTAAAACAATAACATTTTTACGAAGAAAAGAAACAACTATATGACAATGGTTACATGAAAATCATCAACTTTTAGACTCAGatgataaaaaattcataacaaaAGTTGTTGAGTCTAAAAGACAATAATTCCCACTTAACCATCGTGTTATCATTCATGCAAGTCTCCTATTCGCTCCCACTTGtctctttctttgttttcattattgttcTACTATTGTGTGTTGTGTTGTGACATTTGTTGGTTTTTGCTTAAACCCTTGGTTTAAGACTGTCCAccagctttacttcttttcttagattgtttttattttgtggtTCTGTTGCTCCCCTAAGGTGATTGTATGAAGTCATATTTGTTGTTGTAATTAAGTCTTTTTGTACCATACTTCTCACTTATTACTACCACACATAAACCACTATTATCACTGCTCATCATTCcctaattcattttcttattactcttagtttttatatttttaaaacaattatacgAATGTGTGAATtatttttgagttatttttcGCTATATTTGGATTGCTGGAATATTCAATTCTTTAAGTGTAGTGGTGTTGAGTATAGGGTgtcaaattgttttattttgaagaaagttCATATTTTAGGTGTTATACTATTGAAATTTTGGTTGAAATAGTAATTGttaagtataatttatttttaattgatttgttgaatgtgaaaatttagtttgttattttatataatattacacGACTATTGCAttaagttaactttattttcttgtttgagatttaatacaataattatatattatccctaatttaaaaatttatttcttttatttaaaaataaaatgaggcAGTATTAATAGTAATTGTATTAAATCTTGAATTGTCTAGTTGGACAATTTAagaagattaattattttttaatagttcaTTCATACAAATCTATTTTAGTTtacatttcatatatttcattaaatttgtttgattacttttttatattattttcaatgcatatttgattgtggtttaTTACCACTTTAATTTTGTGTAATCTAAATACTAATGGGAAATAttgccaatttttttttaaattgaagaaatgttatttaaaagttatatgcACTAACGAAATAAGGAAAaatgaatcttcttgaatgagATAAGGTCACACATTTGAATGCtaaatttttttgtgaaatttaagaaatattatttaaaagttatgaAC
This Vigna angularis cultivar LongXiaoDou No.4 chromosome 4, ASM1680809v1, whole genome shotgun sequence DNA region includes the following protein-coding sequences:
- the LOC108345101 gene encoding flavin-containing monooxygenase FMO GS-OX-like 9, whose translation is MVSETVQSQSKNVCVIGAGPSGLVAARELRKEAHRVVVLEQNHDVGGQWLYEANVEEEDPLGRKPFRKVHSSIYESLRLTSPREIMGFSDFPFLVKKGRDMRRFPSHTELLLYLKDFCEYFALREVIRFNTRVDHVGMLDYGVCSSDLKWIVRSIDKNSEKVVEEVFDAVVVATGHYSQPRLPSIQGMDTWKRKQMHSHTYRTPEPFNNEIVVVVGNSLSGQDISIELVEVAKEVHMSSRSLNISEGLSKVICKHANFHLHPQIESLQEDGRVTFVDGSSILADSILYCTGYSYAFPFLDTKGMVVVDDDRVGPLYEHTFPPSLAPSLSFIGIPRKIIGFPFFESQAIWIAQLLSGKKVLPSWEEMMKSIKEFYHSREAAGIPKHCTHEIANFEYCDKYGDNVGFPHTEGWRKELCLSAIINADVNLETYRDLWDDHDLLQQALQSPHFTQLGLQDSPL